The genomic window TTCATCCACCACCAGGGCAAAATGCGTATGGCGGCGCAGAAACTGGCGCATCTGGTCGTCCAGGGTGGTGGTTTCCGGCACGAAATAGGGTTTCTTGGCCACTTCCGCGATGTCGAATTGCCCCAGGCCGGGGGCATCATCACCGCGCATCAGCTGATCCATCGCGCGCAGCAGATCCTTGGCGTGGATCATGCCGATGATGTTTTCCTGATCCTCGCGATAGACGGGCAGGCGGGTATGGGCCGATTGCAGGGCCTGGCTGAGGATTTCCTCAGGATCCGCATCGGCGTCGATCATCTCGATGGCAGAGCGGTGGAGCATGATCTCCTCCACCGTGCGGTCGCCCAGATCAAGTGCCCCAAGCAGGCGGTCGCGATGTTCCTTTTCAACCGCACCTTCGGAATGACCAAGGGTGATGGCGCCTGCGATCTCTTCACGGGCGCTGAGGACTTTGCTGTCAGGGTCGATCTGCACACCAAACAGGCGCAGCACGAAACGGACCAGAAGCTGCACCATGCGGACCAGAGGCGAGAACAGCAGGATGACGATACGGATAACGGGAGAGACCCAGGCGGCCGCGCTTTCGGCATTGGTGATCGCATAGGTTTTCGGCAGCACTTCGGCGAAGACCAGCACCAGAAGGGTCATCACCAGCGTCGCCAGGGCCACGCCGCCTTCGCCAAACGCGCGGGTGAACAGCGCCGTGGCCAGAGAGGCGGCAAGGATGTTCATCAGATTATTGCCAAGCAGAACCGAGCCGATCAGCCGCTCGCTGTCTTCGGTCAGGTGCAGCGCCCGTTCCGCGCCTTTGCTGCCCCGGTCGGCCTGTGCCCGCAGCTTGCCGCGCGACGCGGCGGTCAGCGCGGTTTCAGAGCCCGAGAAGAAGGCGGACAGCACCAGAAGGCCGAGAATGGCGGCAGCGGTGATCCAGAAAGCGGTGTCCATAAAAGGGGTCTCGTCCATATGCTGGGTTATGGGGTGCGGACCGGTGTTCTTCAAGGGCCGGCTTTGGTGCGGGGCGCCAAGTGTTGCATGCCTCCGGCGGGCGTATTTGGGACAAGAAGAAGAGGGGGTGGGACGGCTCAGGCCTTGTCGGATTTCGCCAGCGGATGATGGTTGAGCACCAGGGATTTCAGGCGTTCGTCCAGAACATGGGTGTAAATCTCGGTGGTCGAGATATCCGCATGGCCCAGAAGCGTCTGGATCGAGCGCAGATCGGCGCCGCCGGCCAGCAGATGGGTGGCAAAGGCATGGCGCAATATATGGGGGGTCACCTTATCCGGGGCAATATGCGCCGCCACTGCGATCTCTTTGACCAGAAGGAAGAACCGCATCCGTGTCAGATGGCCCGATTTGCCACGGGAGGGGAACAGATAGCGCGAGGCCTGGGTGCCGGTCTCGGTGGTCTTGTGTTCTTCCTCCGCATCGCGGTGGTCAAGCCAGACGTTAAGCGCATCGCGGGCCGGGGGTGACAGGGGCACCATGCGTTCCTTGCCGCCCTTGCCCCTGACCAGCATCACCTGCGGGTTTCCGCGTGCGGCCGCCACGGGCAGGGAGACAAGTTCGCTGACCCGCATGCCGGTGGCATAGAGAAGCTGCATCAGACAGGCGTTGCGCAGCCGGATGCCCCGGGTCTTGCCCCGGCTGCCTGCGGCGTCCAGCAGGCGGTCAACCTCTTCCACGCTCAGGGTTTTGGGCAGGCGTTTCTCGCGCCCCGGGCCTTTGATCAGTTGCGCGGGATTGTCCGGGCGCAACCCGTCCTCATAGGCAAAGCGATAAAGCTGTCTGATCGAGGACAGACGCCGGGCACGGGTGGCGCGCGCCATGCCATTGGCATCCAGCGCCATCAGATAGGCGTCGATATCGGCGCGGGCGGCCTGGGCGAAACTGCTGTTTCGTGTGTCCAGAAACGCGCTGAAATCCATCAGGTCGTGGGAATAGGCCAACTGGGTATTCTGTGCGGCGTTCAGCTCTGCCGCCTGCGCCTCGATAAAGGCACGAAGCCAGTGTGAATCCGGCGGGGGAGCATTGGCGGTCATCTCAGCCACGCTCCAGTATCATGATCTGAAGGGCGGCGCGCCGGGCGGTATCTTCCAGCCCCAAAGCGCGGAACAGGCGCAGGGCATCGGCCATGTCATCCATGTCTCCGCCGCCATTGCCTAAGGTTCGTGCGGCGCGGAGCAGGGCCTCCCCCGTGCGCCCCAGGTTGAGAAGCCGGGTGAAGCGTTCGGGCGGCGTGGTGTCGGCAAAAGCCGTGGCGACAGCAACAGCGGCGGTGGCGGACCCGGCGGGGGCGGCGCCCGGATCTTCGCCGCGGGCAATGGCAAATAGGCGCTGCTCAGGCCCGTCCTGGGCCACGGCGGCCTGGGCCACGGCCTCGTAGAGCGGGGAAAGCAGACCCACCCGGCGGGCCAGTATGGCGGCCTCACCCGTCAGGGGCATGCGCAGCAGGCGGTCGGCGTAAAGCGTGGCGAAAGGCACTTCCAGCCCGGCCTGCCGCATTGCGGCCCAAACATCGGGCAGGCGGCGGGTGATTGCGGCGGGATCGCCCGCAAGAAGGGCCGCATCAAAGGCCTGCAGGGCCGCGACCCGGTCCCAGACGCCGCCCGAGGCGGCGGGGACGCGGGCAGTGTAGATGGCCAGCCATTCCTCGGGCGCGATTGCGCCTGCGCGCATCAGGCGTTCAGCCGCGTCAAGCTGCGCCCGCCAGCCTGCCAGATTTGACAGATCCGCATGGGCAAAGGCCAGGGGGAGTGCTGTGGAGGGCGGGCGTTCGCCAAGCGAGATCAGCATCTGGTAGTGCAGCGGCGTCATCTCAGCGGGGAGCGGCGGAAGCGGGTCCCCCTCAAACAGTTCCGGGTCAAGGAAACGCGCGATCAGGTCGGCCTCATCCGGGGTGATATAGCCAAGCGCCTCTCCGGTGCCGAGGGAAAGTGCGGCGGCGGGCCAGTCCCCGCTGCGCGCGAGGCAGAAAATCCGCGCCGGGAAGGTGGGGGCGATATCAGGGCTGGCGCGCATGGCGGCACAGGCCCGGTCCGCCTGTCCGGTCAGCAGGCTGACATCGAACCAGCGCCGAAAGATGCGCGGATCGGCGGGACCGGCCCGTTCCATCAGCGCCCGCGCCGGGGCCAGCGCGCCGCGGGCCAGCAGCAGATCAAGCCGGGCGATGAACAGCGCCGCATCAGTGCCCGCGTCGCGGGGCGGATCCAGTTCGGCCAGGGCAAGTTGCTGCGTGAAGCCCAGCATTGCGGGCAACCCCTCGGCCGGTTGCGACAGCATCAGGCGGGCCAGTGTCTCGGGCGGGCTGTCGGCCCAGAGATCCGGCGGCAGGCCCGTGGTGCTGAAAGGCAGAATGCCGACCGCGTCCAGACGCACCTGCCCCAGGGGCATCACGGTGATGGTCTGCGGTGCGGCCGTGGTGGCGATATTGGCATGGGGCCGGGTGATGGTATCAGACAGCCAGCCGGGGGCGGAGAGCGGCGCATCGCTGTCGAAGCTCTGGGCCGGCACCGGGGTGGTCACCAGGGCCAGAGGACAGAACAGGGCGCAGAAAAGGGCTTTAATCCGCATCAAGCACCACCGGCTGTGTCACCTGGCGCGTGACCGGGACCATCAGACCGGAATAGGAATAACCCACAAGTGCCAGGACCGACAACAAAATCAAAACAACCAAAAGCTTGATCAACCGCCCCATTATGCCCTTCGATCTGCCTGTTTGTGCGACGTTTGCCGCCGCTTCGCCTTTACTATAAGCCATTGAAGGCGGAATTACGCCAGCCTCGGGGGACATTTTTTAGTGATGGGCGAAACCATGCCAAAGAACCGGCTGCGACTGACCAGAACACTGGTGCTGGTGGGTATGATGGGGGCGGGCAAAACCGCGATCGGGCGGGCGCTGGCGGCACGATTGCGGGTTGAGATGTGCGATTCAGACGCGGAGATCGTTGACAGTGCGCGGATGTCGATTGCCGAGATATTCGAGCGCGACGGAGAGGCGTTTTTTCGCGACCGGGAGCGCGAGGTGATCGCCCGGCTGCTGGAGGGCGCGCCCTGCATTCTGTCGACCGGTGGCGGTGCCTGGCTGTCGCCCGAGAACCGGCAGATGATTTCAGCCCGGGCGGCGGTTTTGTGGCTGGAGGCGGATCTGAATCTGTTATGGGCCCGTGTCCGGCGCAAGACGACCCGGCCCCTGCTGCATACCGAAAACCCGCGCGACACGCTGGCAGACCTGCTTGAGCAGCGCACGCCGTCTTATGCGATGGCTGAATTGAAACTGACGGTGAACCCGGGGTGGAGCATTGCCAAGACCACCGATGCGGTGATGGCCCGGCTGATCGCGGCGGATGTGGTGGAGATCGCAGAATGACGATGGAAACGGTGCATGTGCCGCTTGATGACCGGGCTTATGATGTGCGGATCGGGCCGGGGCTTCTGGCGCGGGCGGGGGGTGAGATTGCCCCGCTTCTGAGCCGCCCCCGTGTCTGGGTGATCAGCGAAGACACCGTGGCCGGTCTGCATCTGGCGGCGCTGCGGGCTGGGTTATCTGCCGATAATGTGGTGATGGAGGCCTTGATCCTGCCCCCCGGTGAGGCGAGTAAAAACTGGGCCTCCCTGATGCAGGTGGTGGAGTGGCTGCTGGACCAGAAGGTTGAGAGGGGGATATCGTCATCGCCTTCGGCGGTGGCGTGATCGGCGATCTGGTGGGGTTCGCCGCTGCGATCCTGCGGCGCGGGGTGCGGTTTGTGCAGGTGCCGACCAGCCTGCTGGCGCAGGTCGACAGCTCGGTCGGGGGCAAGACCGGGATCAACACGGGTCATGGCAAGAATCTGGTCGGGGCGTTTCATCAGCCCGCTTTGGTGCTGGCCGATATCGCGGTTCTGGGAACGCTGACAGAGCGGGATTTTCTGGCAGGGTATGGCGAGGTTGCAAAATACGGGCTGCTTGGGGATGCGGATTTCTTTGCCTGGCTGGAAGAGAACGGCCCGGCGCTGGCGGCGGGCGATATGGGCCTGCAACAGGCTGCGGTGCGCCATTCGGTTCAGATGAAGGCCGATATCGTGCGGCGCGATGAAACTGAGCAGGGGGACCGTGCGCTATTGAATCTGGGCCATACATTCGGTCACGCGCTGGAGGCGGCGACGGGGTATTCAGACCGTTTGCTGCATGGCGAAGGCGTGGCGATCGGCGCGGCCCTGGCCTTTGAGGTCTCGGCCCGGATGGGGCTGTGCGCGCAGGAAGAGCCGGGCCGGGTCAGGGCGCATTTGTCCGAGATGAAGATGAAGCGGGATCTGGCTGATATTTATGGAAAATTACCGGATGCCGATGCGCTTCTGGCGCTGATGGGGCAGGATAAGAAAGTGGTGGATGGGCAGTTGCGCTTCATTCTGGCGCGCGGCATCGGGGAGGCGTTTGTGACCGCGGATGTGCCGCAGGGTTTGGTGCGCGATGTGCTGGTAGACGCGCTGAATTAGAGTGAAATCGTTTCAGTCTTTACCATCCTCATCGAAATTCGCGTTCGAGATCAGCAGCTTGCTGATCGAGAGGCAGAGAATTTTGATTCAGATTAAACGA from Rhodophyticola sp. CCM32 includes these protein-coding regions:
- a CDS encoding HlyC/CorC family transporter is translated as MDETPFMDTAFWITAAAILGLLVLSAFFSGSETALTAASRGKLRAQADRGSKGAERALHLTEDSERLIGSVLLGNNLMNILAASLATALFTRAFGEGGVALATLVMTLLVLVFAEVLPKTYAITNAESAAAWVSPVIRIVILLFSPLVRMVQLLVRFVLRLFGVQIDPDSKVLSAREEIAGAITLGHSEGAVEKEHRDRLLGALDLGDRTVEEIMLHRSAIEMIDADADPEEILSQALQSAHTRLPVYREDQENIIGMIHAKDLLRAMDQLMRGDDAPGLGQFDIAEVAKKPYFVPETTTLDDQMRQFLRRHTHFALVVDEYGALQGLITLEDILEEIVGEITDEFDIEEGINLTPGSDGNYLVDGGMTIRDLNRATDWSLPDEEANTVAGLVIHEAQSIPVEGQCFSFHGFRFEVASRNQNRLTQLKIRKL
- a CDS encoding tyrosine recombinase: MTANAPPPDSHWLRAFIEAQAAELNAAQNTQLAYSHDLMDFSAFLDTRNSSFAQAARADIDAYLMALDANGMARATRARRLSSIRQLYRFAYEDGLRPDNPAQLIKGPGREKRLPKTLSVEEVDRLLDAAGSRGKTRGIRLRNACLMQLLYATGMRVSELVSLPVAAARGNPQVMLVRGKGGKERMVPLSPPARDALNVWLDHRDAEEEHKTTETGTQASRYLFPSRGKSGHLTRMRFFLLVKEIAVAAHIAPDKVTPHILRHAFATHLLAGGADLRSIQTLLGHADISTTEIYTHVLDERLKSLVLNHHPLAKSDKA
- a CDS encoding shikimate kinase — translated: MGETMPKNRLRLTRTLVLVGMMGAGKTAIGRALAARLRVEMCDSDAEIVDSARMSIAEIFERDGEAFFRDREREVIARLLEGAPCILSTGGGAWLSPENRQMISARAAVLWLEADLNLLWARVRRKTTRPLLHTENPRDTLADLLEQRTPSYAMAELKLTVNPGWSIAKTTDAVMARLIAADVVEIAE